The region ATTTTCTCATTATTTATTTTTCAAATACTCAGATTGATGAGCTAGGACTTAGCGAGTGTTTAAGACGTGCGTTAAATTTATTTAAAAGCTATTTTGTGGGTTATGAGTTATTATATGATGGTAATGCAAACTACGGTACAGGTATTAAAACAATGATAAAAGCTGATGGCAAAGTCGCACAAGTGAGTGCGGCTAGTATCTTGGCTAAAGTAAGCCGTGATGAGCTAATGAACGCATGGGATAAAATTTATCCTCAATACGGCTACGCAAAACACAAAGGATACGGTACAAAGGC is a window of Campylobacter anatolicus DNA encoding:
- a CDS encoding ribonuclease HII; protein product: MDKNLKNLCEFDPKICGIDEAGRGALAGCMAVAACILKCDIKGLNDSKKLTPKKRKELYNQIIQNANFLIIYFSNTQIDELGLSECLRRALNLFKSYFVGYELLYDGNANYGTGIKTMIKADGKVAQVSAASILAKVSRDELMNAWDKIYPQYGYAKHKGYGTKAHIAAIDKFGDCALMRQSFKLKNNEPKLF